One window of the Hoplias malabaricus isolate fHopMal1 chromosome Y, fHopMal1.hap1, whole genome shotgun sequence genome contains the following:
- the LOC136679343 gene encoding uncharacterized protein → MANKKINPTNAVCEETGRSTAREGTLASNDDLLQQRILPRVLFVLNQAESHTSEVSRREFNERLALAITSEVMSVLNTLGNDQRMAPRDGPVDPVGEDAVDNAAVEEEDEGRDVSEDTQGEENPSGSELSSGPCEAWYEFVSPVSGAKQPTVESVVDSSSSTSSYTSTSSTEPEPTMSGSPMKRMKRLFSRKIAPASSESSSSLSQISERGSTIINMENSTATNSRSLECVPSPCPQVDGSLFSRRAVSLSSVEQMPEAFPFEDFFPEERHSEADGNQREIPRHLEYLLTQPFTEQSVMHFLEDTLRAVLPNPIYRGQTATAEEVYAQIMSMVHSLEVLHRLAHSGTRDFARVILEAIIRSVFNVPPDVLVLWGLPDGPRVRQEIPPEWDRQPVVEAQDELPRARENWRTRLCCPFRFPRFSFSLRRWLGRLRRHRT, encoded by the exons ATGGCAAACAAAAAGATAAATCCTACAAACGCTGTTTGTGAGGAGACTGGAAG GAGTACGGCCAGAGAAGGGACACTGGCCAGCAACGATGATCTTCTGCAGCAGAGGATTCTGCCACGAGTCCTCTTCGTTTTAAACCAGGCAGAATCCCACACCTCAGAGGTGTCCAGGAGGGAGTTTAACGAACGCCTCGCCCTGGCCATCACGAGTGAGGTCATGAGTGTTCTCAACACACTGGGAAATGACCAGAGAATGGCACCTCGTGATGGTCCTGTTGATCCCGTGGGCGAGGACGCTGTGGACAATGCAGCagtggaggaagaggatgaaGGACGTGATGTCAGTGAGGACACACAGGGAGAGGAGAACCCATCTGGTTCAGAGCTCAGCTCCGGCCCGTGTGAAGCTTGGTATGAGTTTGTTTCACCGGTGTCAGGAGCTAAGCAGCCAACAGTGGAAAGCGTGGTGGACAGCTCCAGTTCCACCTCCAGCTACACCTCCACTTCCAGCACAGAACCAGAACCCACAATGTCTGGCTCTCCCATGAAGAGGATGAAGAGGCTCTTTAGCCGAAAAATAGCTCCGGCCTCTTCTGAGTCTTCCTCTTCCCTTTCTCAAATATCAGAGCGAGGAAGCACCATCATCAATATGGAGAACTCCACTGCCACAAACAGCAGGTCCCTTGAGTGTGTGCCCTCTCCGTGTCCACAAGTAGACGGCTCTCTGTTTTCCAGAAGAGCTGTGTCTCTTTCCAGTGTGGAGCAGATGCCAGAGGCCTTTCCCTTTGAGGACTTCTTTCCTGAAGAACGTCATTCAGAAGCAGACGGAAATCAAAGGGAAATCCCCCGACATCTTGAGTATCTGCTCACGCAGCCTTTCACAGAGCAGTCGGTGATGCATTTTCTTGAGGACACACTGAGAGCGGTGCTGCCGAATCCTATATACAGAGGACAGACGGCGACCGCAGAAGAAGTGTATGCTCAGATAATGAGCATGGTCCACTCTCTTGAGGTCCTGCACAGATTGGCCCACAGTGGAACACGTGACTTTGCCAGAGTCATCTTGGAAGCCATAATAAGGAGCGTGTTCAATGTCCCGCCAGACGTCCTAGTGCTTTGGGGACTTCCAGATGGGCCTCGGGTACGGCAAGAGATTCCACCTGAATGGGATCGCCAGCCGGTGGTTGAAGCTCAAGACGAGCTCCCTCGGGCCAGAGAGAATTGGAGAACGAGGCTCTGCTGTCCCTTCCGGTTCCCGAGGTTCTCATTCAGCCTGAGG CGGTggctggggaggctgaggaggcACAGGACGTGA